actttgccaaaacatttcaaactacttttgtaatacaactttagggattttttaacgtaaataatagAAAAAATTGatgacgggatgatctgtgttcaataccggaggaaaacaatgtgtagcatgctttctggtcacgcgcctctaacaaacagtacacttcactggagcctcattctgaacatggctacttcttcatttctcaaaggaaaaacctcaaccaatttctaaaaactgtttttcatccagtggaagcgataggaactgcaggaaggttcCTTAGACAtatggattcccaatgaaaaccaaTTGAaaaaagagtgacctcaaaaaaaaaatctgaatggtttatcctcgggtttttgcctgtcaaataagttctgttacagtcacagacatgattcaaactgttttagaaacgtcagagtattttctatccaataatattaataataggcATATAGTAGCATCTGGGACtaagtaggaggcagtttactctgggcatgcttttcatacaaacgtgaaaatgctgccccctatcctagagaagttaactaaTATCAGTAACTAATTTGGAATGAAAACATCTATGTAGCCTAGCCAGCCAGTGCATTTGTGGCACACGTCATACATCAGTGGCAGATGCTGGGTCTCTGAGCATATTTATCTCAAATTtagtgcacaaatgtgtttacatccctgttagtgagcatttctccttggccaagataatccatccacctgacaggtgtggcatgtcaataagctgattaaacagcatgatcatgatacaggtgcaccttgtgctgggacaattaaaggcctctctaaaatgtgcagttttgtcacacaacacattgcCACATATGTATCAAGTTtttagggagtgtgcaattggcatgctgactgcatttGTCTTTATGGTGTATTGGGTGTAAAttgctgaggatttaaaaaaatatataatccattttagaaaaaggctgtaacgtaacaaaatgtgtaaaaaggttgtctgagtactttccaaaggcacaatAATATATATTGCTGGTATATATTTGTTCCATTTTGAATAGATTGGTAGTTGGTGATATGTTGGTTCGATTTAGAATGTAACACTTTGAGAATATGGCCTTACCATTGCTGTCATTATTTTGtggatagaattagatactagatCTGAATCTCAGCGTACTCCATGAGCACGTAGAGCAGAACAAAGCTGCTAATGAAAGCAAAATGAAGAACCAGGCAGATCATTTCATTTTTTAAGTATTGGAGATCACTTGAGCTACAACTGTCCACAATATCAGAGAGAGTATGAATTCCCCTCTCACTCCAAACTGGAAAAAATATTTGCTGGTCACCCAAGAGGAGACTGTGATTACTAAACAATAGCATATGGGGGTGATGATTAATAGTGTACAGCATTTGCAATGGCTCCCCATTTAACACCATATTGTAAGCATTTGCGTGACGACAGGGCCAAAGTTGAGCTTTGGCTTTTTTGATAGAGATCATGGAGCCTGTAAGATTAGTGAAGGTGCTGGAGGCAAaatgcaaaactgaaaaagcacaAAAAAGTTTCTGCACGCTTCCAATTAGATGCAAATGTATTTTAATAGTAGCTGAGCTTTCGGCCAGTCAACTTTCATCAGAGCCCTACATAGGAAAGACTAGGAGTGAAGGAAAATGTCTCATTCAACTGTAAAGTTGTTAGCCAGTGTAGGGCTTACATATTCCACTGGTACCAAAGAGAGAGGTAAACGAGAATTGACagaaattggaagctgtttttacACCTATCCAGTTGTCTCAGATCTGCAAGGAGGAGTTAAAAGAGGGCCTGTCACAccgtgatctgtttcacctgtcctagtgattgtctccaccccctccaggtgtcgcttattatccctggtgtatatatccctgtgtttcctctgtgccagttcatcttgaatgtttttcaagtcaaccagtgtgtttttctgtactcctgcttctattctcttttgctagtcctcctggttttgaccctttcctgttttctggactccgtacccgccattctgcctgccctgacctcgagcctgcctgccgctctgtacctcctggactctgaactggttttgaccttttgcctgtcctcaaccattctcttgcctacccgtTTTagattgtttaataaatatcaaacactcaaaccatctgcctcccgtgtctgcatcggGGTCTAGCCTGGTGCCTTTATATGGCCAACTTCTTGGAATCAAATGCAAATAAGGACTCTTGTTTCCTACCCCAAGTCGGTGATCATTTGCATCATATAATTTCATTATCTCCACAGAAATTAACATATTTAATTATTGGAAATTTGCTGTAGCATGTGACAACACAGCAGTAAGCCTAAGCtggtttgtaaagtgtttttatacaatgtagaaacctAATATTCTACAAATGACTTATTTCAATAACAGGCATTTGTATCAACATTTTAACTTTTTACCATAAACATGTCTTTACAGTGTTTATATTAGTTTTTAAATTGCACGTGTGCTTCAGAAGTAGCTAATACAGGCTACACCTCAATcgattttaaaaaaaaatcttcattTCTGGTGCTCCTAATGTTTATGTTGTGCTCTAAACTTTAAGCTGGGAGCACCAGTGCTACCAATAAAAAAAGTTCAAATAACTTTGTCAGTTGGCTTCATGTTCCAACTCATTCtttgtgtgtgcgcctgtgtgcgtgcgtgccacCTCCAGATATTTATTATTTTTaagctcaagaggtatgcttagatatgcatagaaatagatactgtagaattaAGCATGTTTTTAGTGTGCCCCCTCAGATATTTGGGGTGCATGAGGCCACAACCTTTGTATAGGTTAACACAAGTTCTGCCAAGACAAAGTGAAGACAACTTTTTGACAAGGGAATTTTCACTGTGTATGGTTATGAATTTGGCTCTGGTACGAGACTGTTTGTGACAGGTAAGAGAGCCATTCCTCTGATTTTCGGGCAGGAAAAACTAAGCAGTAGTCATTAATAATTAATTTGTCTAATCAGTCTAACATAATTGATCTAACATCCTGCAGTATTGCTACCCAAATATGCACACACTATTTAAGATCAACCCATGTTAAAAAGTATTGTGTTTACTGAGCTAACAATCTGATCTAAATTATATTGAATGTTATAATTGACTTTATATTGAAATAAGATATTCCCTAAAATATTGCTAAGAAAAATATCAGTTGGTTTATGTAAGTAATTCTTTACTTGACTATAGACAGTAAAGCTGGATATTAAACAAATGGTCTGGGATATCACGATTCATTTTGACAACAGAATACATCTGAAGTCTGAACTTGTGTGATGGTCCTTTAATTAAAGAAGTTTGTAAATGTTATTATTTCTCTTGAAAACCAGACAATACCGTACGAAAACCCAAAGTGACTGTCTACTCAGAGTCCAACCCGGAGTCGAATGTGAAGACCACCCTGATATGTCTGGCTAGAGACATGTTTCCAGACTTGGTCAAGATCTCATGGAAGATGGAGGATGAAAACGGCAGAGCAGTCGCTGTACCTAAAGCAGAGATGGAACAGCTGGAGCAGCGAGAGGAAGGACAGACGACCAGTATGATCATCATTAATAAAGAGAAGACATACAGGAACAAATACATCTGTTCTGTGGAGCATGAAGGGGGCCCTCAAGATGTTTACATGCTGAAAGGTAAAGCCAGTCATTGAAATAGTTTTACATTAGTATGTAGGCCTATTACGTTTTATatacattgttatttatttaatatgTATGTAATATAATTATGAGTAGGTTATTGTGTATTCAACCTTGTAAAATTGACATGCCTATTACCTTTCAAAGTAAAAAAGAAAGTATATAAAAATTGGACTCGCACTTGGTAATTGTATTGGAATGTTGTGTAGTTAGTCTCCCAAGATTTTAAACAAAATTGACTTTTTTTCTTAACAATTATCCTCGACAGTAGTTTACATAATgctctaaaaaaatatatttaatatgatctTTTTCCATTTCATTGTCAGATAAACCAACTGAAGCTCCGCCAACCACTGTGGCTGCACCAACCTGTCCGTTCAGAAATGACACGCAGCAGTCTCAGACTCTACATCTTACCGATGGTAAAATTGATGTGTATTTCGTTTAGgtcaattaaaaaaaatgtggTAGGGAAGGAAAGTGTAAGTGGTTGGATAAATTAACCAATTTAGACATGTATTAAATTCGATTGCACTTTGTCAAAAGTGAGGGCGCTTTCAcatgcagtgcattcgggaagtattcagaccacttgacattTTCCAAAATATATTACATTAAAATGTTCTCGGATTAACACAATGTaaacgcaaaaacaggtttacaggttttgctatgagactcaaaattgagctcaggtgcatcctgtttccattgattatccttgacatgtttttacaacctgattggagtccacatgtggtaaattcaattgattggacatgatttggaaaggcaactcatctctatataaggtcccacagttgacagtgcatatcagagcaaaaaccaagccatgaggtcgatggAATTGTCCGCAgtgctccgaaacaggattgttttgaggcacagatctggggaaggttaccaaaacatttctgcagccttgaaggtccccaagaacagtggcctccattattcttaaattaaAGTAGTTTGGAAACACCAATACTCTTCATAGAGTTGGCTGCCCAGCCAAaatgagcaattgggggagaagggccttggtcattgaggtgaccaagaacctaatggtcactctgacagagctccagagttcctcctcagtcagacacatgtttttgtgtctgactgaggaggaactctggagctcttttagaatttgccaaaaggcacctaaaggactcagaacatgagatacaagattctctggtctgatgaaaccaagattgaactctttggcctgaatgccaactgtcacgtctggaggaaacctggcatcatccctacggagAAGCAtgggggttgcagcatcatgctgtggggatgtttttcagcggcagggactgggagactagtcagggtcgagggaaagatgaattgaacaaagtacagagatccttggtgaaaacctgttccataatgctcaagacctcagactgggggcaaaggttcaccttccaacaggacaacgaccctaagcacacaggcaagTCAATGCAggggtggctttgggacaagtctctgaatgtccttgagttgcccagccagatcgaacatgtctggagagacaagaaaatagctgagcagcaacgctccccatccaacctaacagagcttaagaggatctgcagagaagaatgggagaaactccccaattacAGGTGTGTGACGCTTGTAGCAttttacccaagaagactcgaggctgtaatcgctgccaaaggtgcatcaacaaagtactgagtaaagggtctgaatacttatgcaaatttaATATTTCAGTTAAATTTTTTAATAGCAACctgtatttgctttgtcattatagggtattgtgtgtagatggaagaAAGAAaaggccgtaacgtaacaaaatacggaaagtcaaggggtctgaatactttccgaatgcgctgtatccTCTTATGATCCTGGAGTGTTTAGTAGCCTACCCTCATCCGCGCTATAAAGCAAAGCCCGCCCCAAAATGCCATATTACAACTTaggtgttgtgataattgcattgcTAGCCCTGTAACCTGTTCGTTCATATGCCTTGCAAGCGTGATataaaggccgagacaataataAGATTGTGGTTGAATAAaatcaaccacacctttgttttattACAAAACCGTGTAGTAACCTCAAAgcagtccacaaagcatattgcatgtacagtagcagacagttacatgacctacagcatggtcaagcaagtttaATGTTTCTGAAATTTGctgaccactaaacaactattgactTACAGCAGAACCACAGTTAcggcaagtcgcaaagaaaactgGAACTACCTCtatttcagcaccatttcaacttcaacatcatcaaatcacctctgcttagtctgaTAGTGAGGACTAAAAGTTACAgaaaactatttagtccaattAACGTGAGCTAAATATGTGGTTgtcatggttctgatttctgtgtgcatGTATCCGTGTGTGCTCATGCTCGTTCGCGGAAGAAAAAAATGTTGGCTCACCCTACTTGTACAGAAATGCCAATGCCATTCTCTCATGTTGAGGAACGGTCTATCACGCTGTCATATACTACATGCTTTTATTTTTTGCTtactcgctagcctaacttccattcatggtcAATGTTAGCTAGGTAACATTAGTCCAAATCCCTATATCCATCCATGGCTAGTTTAGGAAATAgccaattttagctagctggtTAGCTAGCCACCGTTAGGGCAACAACAAAACAAGATGaaacaattcaagtttttctgtCAATGGGATTTGAGTGATgcaaatccaagctggcttctCTTAACTTTTTGGGGGAATACCCAGGACCATTCGCTGAGCTCgatcagtttagctcaacgctgattggcacattctttaatactttttttttttgtcaagggaGTCCAGATGcacgctggcttcccttgccttttaatgctacgggcggcaacaatgtcatactcgtttggaccagacCGCATCAGATGGCCCACActtagagacagaggggcgctgtttcgctcgctctggTGCGTTGTCCTGTGAGATACATTGTCAATTGCGAATTGAAAATTAAGAAACAGACGAAATATGTATTAAAACAAAATATTGGTCATTTTTGGGGGAAGCTTGGCCAATGCTGAAACGACTACTGGACCTGCATGAGTAGCGGCTCCAAGATCCAGGACCAGAGTACTAGCTATTGTGATAAAGCAGCGCGAGTCCCATGGGACATTTTTGCCTGTTGTACTCGTAAAATGTTCATATTGCTAAAACGCCCTAAATAGAGTGGTGCCAACAAAATGCGATTGGATCGCTAATCTGATCATGGTGAATAGGCAAAGTGTCTTTTAAAGGCATGTTTCCTGTGTTTGCCGAGATGCCATCCACGGTGCCATCCAAATGTTGCATATGTCGGCTTAAAAGGAGAATGTCTTTAAAAACCGCAATGCCTGTAACCAGCAATCAGACTGAATCCCGGCCTTACTCTTTTCTCTTCTCCAGATTCCTTCCCGTCAACGTTTAGTCTGAACCTGGCCTCTGTGGTCTACACAGTGATGATAGTGAAGAGCATGGTGTACTGCTGTGGGCTCTCTATCCTGCTGCACCACAGGCGCTTGGGAAGAGGACCCAGCACCTGTAGACACATTTATTGAAAGGATACCCCCCCCCATGTATGGATGGAGTTGTAGTGGGCTGAGTAACATGGATTTTACATCCCATTGAGGTTTAACATTTCATTTGTATTGCTTTTATTTTTCCTGCTTTATTTTTTAGATGCTACAATAATATGAGCCATAGATTTCCATGTCTTCTAATAGCTTCAACTGCCAAATATGACAATTGCAGCACATTTAATTTTGTATATGGTGTATTGTTTCCCTCATGTGGGAGCTACCCACTGCAGACACATGAATAATGGTTAAGGTTTTCTGAAAAATAAGCAGAGCAAATCTTGAATGTAAATAAATTATGATTTTAATTTAGACTTTTTTTGTTAGTTTCCCTGCAAAATGTAGGTAGGCCTAAATTATACAAAATGTTCCTAAATATGTAGGCCCATGAGTTCTAAATCATTATCCAATATAATATTTAGCAACTTGTCTTGTATTGAAGTGTAATTGTTCTAACATAGTATTTCACATCTTAATTAATGAATAAGAGAATCAATTTTTGCTTTAAATATCTAAATGCTGAGTGCTTATTGAGCATAAAAATTGGGCCATGCGCAAAATCATTTGGTGCTTTTTACATGAATACATTGCTTTTATAAAGAGTAACACAGCCTGCTCAAAATAATATCCTTTCAGATGAGGATGGATTTAATAAACGCTGCTTTTGTGAACAAAAAGTTACAATGGTTCTTCTTATTTTTACAGTTCCTTGTTGCTTTGAATGAATAAAGGCTACTTAACCCCcaccccaaaaaaacattgcaTTGCTTTACTATAAGATCATCTATTCACATTTGAATGTTATTTGATTGAATCTCATCAGAAGCGGAACAATAAAATTGTAAGATCCACTATTCTCTGTCTTACTTGTTTGCTTCAATGTGCATGTTCCAACACAGATGTTGAGCCTAGACTCAATAGTGGTGGGAAAATGTGGTTAATGTATATTTGGTTTTCTGAAGTATTGTGAAACGGTAGTTACTGGAAACAAGATATAGCTAGCTGCATAACCACAGCTCGAGTGTGTGTTGGTTATCCAAAGCTGCTGGATGATTCATTTTTATCTTGGTCCGTTTTCAGCTCTTTGTGGGTTTGGCTCCTGCCATCAAATTGAAGAATATGACAGCGATGGCTGACAAAACGAGTCAACGGTAGCTTATGGTTCTTGCATTTGTGGAATTATAGCCCTATGACAAAACAAACTCTTACTTCTGTGTACTTTTTACCTTGAAACAATCAAATGAAATCAGGGTTAAGTGTTTAGTTTGTTTCTAACATCTTTGGAAAGGAAATTAACATTATTATCCAAAGAAGTAGTAAATACAGTAGACTTACGTTTCTGTTATGTTATTACCATttattctgttttaatgttacGTCCTACCAAAATGTTGTATTAATTGCTTTCTTTTCTCTACACTTCCCAAAGACGAACAATATGTTCAAGTGTTACATTTCATTCAAATCTAAAGAAATGCAAAACAAAACTTATATAGGCCTATAATA
This window of the Salvelinus fontinalis isolate EN_2023a chromosome 28, ASM2944872v1, whole genome shotgun sequence genome carries:
- the LOC129825867 gene encoding immunoglobulin lambda-1 light chain-like — its product is MPQLVNRIPCLDRGNRGGLSQLNMLSRLSWFIRFLCLSGGDRSVPDPGILPLVGILRLEPDEPEEGVMSLAASGQRLQQDQISKTRREKKSVSFGCKVTGSCWGNLVHWYQKKEGEPFTWILYFNSGDNSDSSATTHPQRADFSVWRESESDAIELKIQFVKVSHSVTYYCACWVSGFHNNTVRKPKVTVYSESNPESNVKTTLICLARDMFPDLVKISWKMEDENGRAVAVPKAEMEQLEQREEGQTTSMIIINKEKTYRNKYICSVEHEGGPQDVYMLKDKPTEAPPTTVAAPTCPFRNDTQQSQTLHLTDDSFPSTFSLNLASVVYTVMIVKSMVYCCGLSILLHHRRLGRGPSTCRHIY